From one Streptomyces sp. NBC_01478 genomic stretch:
- a CDS encoding alpha/beta fold hydrolase: MTGPAARRIAGDGVELAAYQWGASTAPAVVLVHGYPDTSAVWRPVAERLADQFHVTAFDVRGAGASHRPRGLRAYRMSRLEADLEAVLDAVSPDRPVHLVGHDWGSIHSWDRADQQDPAWRRLYAVRSGVEGTIAELAHGHRARRCRYHGLPKTHVQHVLTAIAVNIERLIEQDPQNATYRPRRPTAFQQFLVSHGFPRPLWWRQGK, encoded by the coding sequence ATGACCGGCCCGGCCGCCCGTCGGATCGCAGGGGACGGCGTGGAGTTGGCCGCCTACCAATGGGGAGCGTCCACGGCTCCTGCGGTGGTGCTGGTCCACGGCTATCCGGACACCAGCGCCGTGTGGCGCCCGGTCGCCGAGCGCCTGGCCGACCAATTCCACGTCACCGCCTTCGACGTGCGGGGAGCCGGTGCCTCCCACCGGCCCAGAGGTCTGCGCGCCTACCGGATGTCCCGCCTGGAAGCCGACCTGGAGGCGGTTCTCGACGCCGTGAGCCCCGACCGCCCGGTGCACCTGGTCGGACACGACTGGGGCTCGATCCACTCCTGGGACCGCGCCGACCAGCAGGACCCCGCCTGGCGCCGGCTCTACGCCGTGCGCTCCGGAGTCGAAGGCACAATCGCCGAGTTGGCCCATGGCCACCGGGCGCGCCGCTGCCGTTACCACGGCCTTCCCAAGACTCACGTCCAGCACGTCCTGACCGCGATCGCCGTGAACATCGAACGCCTTATCGAACAGGATCCCCAGAACGCGACCTACCGCCCTCGCCGACCGACAGCGTTTCAGCAATTCCTTGTGTCGCATGGCTTCCCCCGCCCCTTGTGGTGGCGTCAAGGAAAGTGA
- a CDS encoding FHA domain-containing protein produces MPTCPKGHQSETDDWCEVCGHRMSSAPAPSAAELCPNCGTPREDLAQFCEGCRYNFVTRAGAVSVPQSSLLQPSRRAEGPTGSPTWTATVRVDHDYFARVMAHSEPEDQGLYVPTYSPDLHIPLTRTVITIGRRHQSTGEPPFIDLDSAPEDPGVSHEHALLVQQPDSTWSLIDKGSTNGTTVNGAEDPISPYVPAPLKDGDHIHVGLWTTITIRQD; encoded by the coding sequence ATGCCGACTTGCCCGAAGGGCCACCAGTCCGAGACCGACGACTGGTGCGAGGTGTGCGGCCACCGCATGTCCTCCGCCCCGGCGCCCTCCGCCGCCGAACTCTGCCCCAACTGCGGTACGCCCCGCGAGGATCTCGCCCAGTTCTGCGAGGGATGCCGCTACAACTTCGTCACCCGGGCCGGCGCCGTCTCCGTCCCCCAGTCATCTCTCTTGCAGCCCTCTCGTCGCGCGGAAGGTCCCACCGGCTCACCGACCTGGACCGCCACGGTCCGCGTCGACCACGACTACTTCGCCAGGGTGATGGCGCACAGCGAGCCCGAGGACCAGGGACTGTACGTCCCCACCTACTCCCCCGACCTCCACATCCCCCTCACCCGCACCGTGATCACGATCGGCCGTCGCCACCAGTCCACGGGCGAGCCTCCTTTCATCGACCTCGACAGTGCCCCCGAAGACCCAGGCGTCTCTCACGAACACGCCCTCCTCGTCCAGCAACCCGACTCCACCTGGTCCCTCATCGACAAGGGCTCCACCAACGGCACCACGGTGAACGGCGCCGAGGACCCCATCTCCCCCTACGTGCCGGCGCCGTTGAAGGACGGCGACCACATACACGTCGGACTCTGGACGACGATCACCATCCGCCAGGACTGA
- a CDS encoding IS110 family transposase yields the protein MPQPIEVIGGIDTHTDVHQAAVIDTIGRRLATEAFPTTPEGYRRLLAWLRSHGRVLMVGMEGTGSFGAELARYLRANEMTLVEVDRPDRRARRAAGKSDPIDAYAAATAVLSGRANGTPKDRDGTVEAIRTLRVVRASAIKARTQTINQLKSLIITAPAATREALRSLTTTELIRRLAASRPGSDLTTPAAVVKLALKRLAKRYQHLSQEIADADAELRALITHTAPGLLALPGVGTETAGQLLVTAGDNPDRLASEAPFAHLCAAAPVPASSGRTDRHRLNRGGDRQANRALHTIVLVRMRHDPRTRDYVARRTLEGLKTRDIFRCPKRFVAREVYHHLTSAPSTSPAT from the coding sequence ATGCCACAGCCCATCGAAGTGATCGGCGGGATCGACACCCACACCGACGTCCACCAGGCTGCCGTCATCGACACCATCGGCCGGCGCCTGGCCACCGAGGCATTCCCCACCACACCTGAAGGCTATCGGCGCCTCCTGGCGTGGCTGCGCTCGCACGGCCGGGTGCTGATGGTTGGCATGGAGGGCACCGGATCCTTCGGTGCCGAACTGGCCCGGTATCTGCGTGCCAACGAGATGACCCTGGTCGAAGTGGACCGACCCGATCGTCGAGCTCGCCGCGCCGCAGGCAAATCCGACCCCATCGACGCCTACGCGGCCGCTACCGCAGTGCTCTCCGGCCGTGCCAACGGCACCCCGAAGGACCGCGACGGCACGGTCGAGGCAATCCGCACACTCCGCGTGGTACGCGCCAGCGCTATCAAGGCCCGCACCCAGACCATCAACCAGCTCAAATCACTGATCATCACCGCGCCCGCGGCGACTCGCGAAGCCCTGCGCTCGCTGACCACCACCGAGCTGATACGGCGTCTGGCCGCCAGCCGACCCGGTTCCGATCTGACCACCCCGGCCGCCGTCGTCAAACTCGCGCTCAAACGCCTGGCCAAGCGATACCAGCACCTGAGCCAAGAGATCGCGGACGCGGACGCCGAGTTGCGCGCCCTGATCACCCACACCGCACCCGGCTTGCTCGCGCTACCAGGCGTCGGGACCGAAACCGCCGGGCAGTTGCTGGTCACCGCTGGGGACAACCCCGACAGGCTCGCCTCGGAGGCGCCCTTCGCCCATCTATGTGCGGCTGCACCCGTGCCGGCATCCTCGGGCCGCACGGATCGCCATCGACTCAACCGCGGCGGCGACCGCCAGGCCAACCGCGCGCTGCACACCATCGTCCTGGTCCGCATGCGTCACGACCCACGCACCCGCGACTACGTCGCACGACGCACCCTCGAAGGGCTCAAGACGAGAGACATCTTCAGGTGCCCCAAGCGCTTCGTCGCGCGAGAGGTCTACCACCACCTCACCAGCGCACCATCAACATCTCCAGCCACTTGA
- a CDS encoding FMN-binding negative transcriptional regulator, translating into MFVPNHYREPDVSWMVDLMRGNPLALMASNGTLGDGPIATHLPVITDPRWEGLPAADLSGMPLLGHMNRANPHWAALDTGSMILLTFTGPHAYVSPTVYGITPAAPTWNFTSVHVRGEVEKVESTEETLGVVQATVRAFEKEFGDSWDMRESIDYFRKIVPGVGAFRVRVTKAEGMFKLSQEQRPEVRERVAQSFAGRGCTRHAQTADLMDRLP; encoded by the coding sequence ATGTTCGTCCCCAACCACTACCGGGAACCGGACGTTTCATGGATGGTCGACCTGATGCGCGGAAACCCTCTGGCGCTGATGGCCAGCAACGGAACTCTCGGCGACGGACCAATCGCCACCCATCTTCCGGTCATAACCGACCCTCGATGGGAGGGACTACCCGCCGCGGACTTGTCCGGGATGCCTTTGCTGGGTCACATGAACCGGGCCAATCCGCACTGGGCGGCACTGGACACCGGGTCGATGATCCTGCTGACATTCACCGGACCGCACGCTTACGTCTCCCCCACTGTTTACGGAATTACTCCGGCTGCCCCTACCTGGAATTTCACCTCGGTGCACGTGCGCGGAGAGGTAGAAAAGGTCGAGTCGACAGAGGAGACACTGGGCGTCGTACAGGCGACGGTACGAGCGTTCGAGAAGGAATTCGGCGACAGCTGGGACATGCGTGAATCCATCGACTATTTCCGGAAGATAGTGCCGGGCGTGGGAGCTTTCCGTGTCCGGGTGACCAAGGCCGAGGGAATGTTCAAGCTCAGCCAGGAACAGCGCCCCGAGGTTCGCGAGCGGGTGGCGCAGTCGTTCGCCGGGCGCGGGTGCACCCGGCACGCACAGACGGCGGATCTCATGGACCGCCTGCCGTAA
- a CDS encoding vWA domain-containing protein, giving the protein MAVFSKSDVPQFAVDIYQNEYLPEGGREVNAIVTVTATGGGTLGGLPLGTADPTRIPAPDAAVVIMVDCSGSMDNPPTKMQNARDATAAAIDTIRDGVAFAVIAGTHAAYEVYPADGQLAVADPATRHQAKQAVGKLAADGGTAIGSWLWLADELLATVDVPIRHGILLTDGRNEHEEPGALRAVLNACAGRFTCDARGVGTDWEVKELTEVASALLGSVDIVADPSGLADDFRQMMENAMGKGVADVALRVWTPQGSKVKWVKQVAPTVEDLTLRSTEAGPRAGDYPTGSWGDESRDYHVCIQVPRSEVGEEMLAARISLVIPQPDGTTQPVAQALVRACWTDDMAASTRINPQVAHYTGQAELAQVIQEGLEARKQGDFDSATAKLGRAVQLASASGNEDTSKLLAKVVDVVDAASGTVRLKARVANADEMTLETRSTKTVRVKK; this is encoded by the coding sequence ATGGCTGTCTTCTCCAAGTCGGACGTGCCGCAGTTCGCCGTCGACATCTACCAGAACGAGTACTTGCCGGAGGGCGGCCGTGAAGTCAACGCGATCGTCACCGTGACCGCGACCGGCGGCGGTACTCTCGGCGGCCTGCCGCTGGGAACTGCAGACCCGACCCGAATACCCGCTCCGGACGCGGCCGTTGTCATCATGGTCGACTGCTCCGGTTCGATGGACAACCCGCCGACCAAGATGCAGAACGCCCGCGACGCGACCGCCGCAGCGATCGACACCATCCGCGACGGCGTCGCCTTCGCCGTGATCGCCGGCACCCACGCGGCCTACGAGGTCTATCCCGCCGACGGCCAACTGGCCGTGGCCGATCCCGCCACCCGCCACCAGGCCAAGCAGGCCGTGGGCAAGCTCGCCGCGGACGGTGGCACCGCGATCGGCAGCTGGCTGTGGCTCGCCGACGAGCTGCTCGCCACGGTCGACGTCCCGATACGCCACGGCATCCTGCTCACCGACGGCCGCAACGAGCACGAGGAGCCCGGGGCGCTACGGGCCGTACTCAACGCCTGCGCCGGACGCTTCACCTGCGACGCCCGAGGCGTCGGCACGGACTGGGAGGTCAAGGAACTCACCGAAGTGGCCTCGGCGTTGCTCGGCTCCGTGGACATCGTCGCCGACCCCTCCGGCCTGGCCGACGACTTCCGGCAGATGATGGAGAACGCGATGGGCAAGGGCGTCGCCGACGTCGCGCTGCGCGTGTGGACCCCACAGGGCTCCAAGGTCAAGTGGGTCAAGCAGGTCGCCCCCACGGTCGAGGACCTGACCCTCCGCAGCACCGAAGCCGGCCCCCGCGCCGGTGACTACCCCACCGGCTCCTGGGGCGACGAGTCCCGCGACTACCACGTCTGTATCCAGGTCCCCCGCAGCGAGGTCGGCGAGGAAATGCTGGCCGCCCGGATCTCTCTCGTGATCCCGCAGCCGGACGGCACGACTCAGCCGGTCGCCCAGGCCCTCGTACGTGCCTGCTGGACCGACGACATGGCCGCCTCCACCCGCATCAACCCCCAAGTCGCCCACTACACCGGCCAGGCCGAACTCGCCCAGGTCATCCAGGAGGGCCTGGAAGCCCGCAAGCAGGGCGACTTCGACTCCGCGACCGCCAAGCTGGGTCGCGCCGTCCAGCTGGCCAGCGCGTCCGGCAACGAGGACACCTCGAAGCTGCTGGCCAAGGTGGTCGATGTCGTCGACGCCGCGAGCGGCACCGTGCGGCTCAAGGCGCGGGTGGCCAACGCGGACGAAATGACCCTGGAAACACGCTCGACGAAAACCGTACGGGTCAAGAAATAG
- a CDS encoding PP2C family protein-serine/threonine phosphatase: MVQPIASPCCAEPLEPDDRFCGVCGTELASNGTLSRGSSAASQSPEPTFEEPRQRDHQEQELEGAAAVSDRGLRHHRNEDAFALSASTLRNGTPVVVAVVCDGVSSAHRPDDASAAAAERANASLLEALRRGNSFEDATREALLAAGQAVTDLAAEDPEPDQAPHHNTPACTCVSAIASGKVVTVGWIGDSRAYWIPDDRDTPASRLTEDDSWAARMVSAGLLSEAEAYADSRAHAITAWLGADAPELDPHTTSFEPDGPGVVVVCTDGLWNYAESAEELASAVPADARAHPLRCARVLLQVALDRGGRDNVTVAVLPIPVPARPTEHDPA; the protein is encoded by the coding sequence ATGGTGCAACCAATCGCCAGCCCCTGCTGCGCCGAACCCCTGGAGCCCGACGACAGGTTCTGTGGCGTATGCGGCACAGAGCTGGCCTCCAACGGCACGCTCTCCAGGGGGAGTTCGGCGGCGAGTCAGTCCCCCGAGCCGACCTTCGAGGAGCCGCGCCAACGCGACCACCAGGAGCAGGAGTTGGAGGGTGCGGCGGCGGTCAGTGACCGAGGGCTGCGGCACCACCGCAATGAGGACGCGTTCGCGCTGTCAGCGTCAACTCTGCGCAACGGTACGCCTGTTGTGGTGGCCGTGGTGTGCGACGGGGTGTCGTCCGCCCACCGCCCGGACGACGCGTCGGCGGCAGCCGCCGAGCGCGCCAACGCGTCACTACTCGAAGCGCTGCGGCGCGGCAACTCGTTCGAGGACGCGACGCGTGAGGCGCTACTGGCCGCGGGCCAGGCCGTCACCGACCTCGCTGCCGAGGACCCCGAACCGGACCAGGCCCCACACCACAACACCCCGGCCTGCACCTGCGTGAGCGCCATCGCCTCCGGCAAGGTCGTCACCGTCGGCTGGATCGGCGACAGCCGCGCGTACTGGATCCCGGACGACCGCGACACACCCGCCTCGCGCCTCACCGAGGACGACTCGTGGGCGGCCCGGATGGTCTCGGCCGGCCTGCTGTCCGAGGCGGAGGCATACGCGGACAGCCGCGCGCATGCCATCACCGCCTGGCTCGGCGCGGACGCGCCCGAACTCGACCCGCACACCACGTCCTTCGAGCCAGACGGACCAGGGGTCGTGGTGGTGTGCACCGACGGATTGTGGAACTACGCAGAATCCGCCGAGGAGTTGGCCTCGGCGGTGCCGGCGGACGCCCGCGCGCACCCCCTGCGGTGCGCGCGGGTTCTGCTGCAAGTGGCGCTCGACAGGGGCGGCCGCGACAACGTGACGGTCGCGGTCCTCCCGATCCCGGTGCCTGCCAGGCCCACCGAACACGACCCCGCGTAA
- a CDS encoding serine/threonine-protein kinase encodes MTKCQRPGCTGTIEDVGGGELYCDICGRAPVPQRVGAGRTGASPASEGPKNSGNNSSPSPRSTLSRLSHTLTGSVGGTPVTVRTTVTGGSGPTRARLGAGLVAVPPIPRPDPATSVLENPEVPERNRYCGKSDCGMPVSRSRDGRPGRADGFCAKCGHPYSFTPKLRAGDLVRDQYEVVGCLAYGGLGWIYLAVDRAVSDRWVVLKGLLDTGDEDALAAAVSERRFLAEIEHPNIVRIYNFVEHLDQRTGSLDGYIVMEYVGGKSLKEIADERRGPDGQREPLPVEQAIAYAIEALEALGHLHKRGLLYCDFKIDNAIQQEDRLELIDMGAVRHMDDEDSAIYGTIGYQAPEVAEFGPSVTSDLYTVARALAILTFDFQGYTTVFVDSLPGPDKIPVFSQYESFYRLLVRATDPDPDRRFGSAEEMTDQLLGVLREIVASQTGKPRPALSSVFGQELRVVEDKLVEPLDGNTSTLGAHTLAVRRGAPRRSPNGSLGIRPSRPAGKAIASGSGPSASGVFFGNTPPPAGTPYTVPAQVSGPAGEAEAGAALTVARLDARAAALALPVPLVDPTDPNAKFLAGLAAAVPAELITALRSAPVDSVEIRLRDLRARLETDDIDAATHMLTALADDDLDDWRVVWHRGLTALATGDHESAALAFDAVYDAFPGESAPKLALGICAETLGRLEKAAEYYRLVWSTDERYVSAAFGLARVLLASRQRAGAVAALESVPEASIHFTAARVAAIRARLRERPPQELPLEDLRAAAVQVEELRQLGIDAKRREQLATEVLGSALDWVLSGSPGAGPEATGVRLLDCPLTERGLRFGMERSYRVLARLAQQDSSAVELVERANRFRPWTWV; translated from the coding sequence ATGACCAAGTGCCAACGCCCGGGCTGCACCGGAACCATCGAGGACGTCGGCGGCGGCGAACTGTACTGCGACATCTGCGGGCGTGCCCCAGTGCCCCAACGGGTGGGCGCCGGGCGTACAGGGGCGTCACCCGCGAGCGAGGGCCCGAAGAACTCCGGGAACAACTCCTCGCCCTCACCCCGCTCCACACTCAGCCGGCTGTCCCACACCCTCACGGGCAGCGTCGGCGGTACCCCGGTGACCGTGCGCACCACGGTCACCGGCGGCAGCGGACCGACCCGCGCCAGACTCGGCGCCGGCCTGGTCGCCGTACCGCCCATCCCCCGTCCCGACCCGGCCACTTCCGTCCTGGAGAACCCCGAGGTCCCCGAACGGAACCGGTACTGCGGCAAGAGCGACTGCGGCATGCCGGTCAGCCGCAGCCGCGACGGGCGCCCGGGGCGCGCGGACGGCTTCTGCGCCAAGTGCGGCCACCCGTACTCCTTCACCCCCAAGCTGCGGGCGGGCGATCTCGTCCGCGACCAGTACGAGGTCGTTGGCTGTCTCGCGTACGGCGGGCTCGGCTGGATCTATCTCGCCGTCGACCGCGCGGTCAGCGACCGCTGGGTGGTCCTGAAGGGCCTGCTCGACACCGGCGACGAGGACGCGCTGGCCGCCGCCGTCTCGGAACGGCGGTTCCTCGCCGAGATCGAACACCCCAACATCGTCCGCATCTACAACTTCGTCGAGCATCTCGACCAGCGCACGGGCTCGCTCGACGGCTACATCGTCATGGAGTACGTCGGCGGCAAATCCCTGAAGGAGATCGCCGACGAGCGGCGCGGCCCGGACGGCCAGCGCGAGCCGCTGCCGGTCGAGCAAGCCATCGCATACGCCATCGAGGCCCTGGAAGCCCTCGGCCACCTCCACAAACGCGGGCTGCTGTACTGCGACTTCAAGATAGACAACGCCATCCAGCAGGAGGACCGGCTCGAACTCATCGACATGGGCGCGGTCCGCCACATGGACGACGAGGACTCCGCGATCTACGGCACGATCGGCTACCAGGCGCCGGAAGTCGCCGAGTTCGGCCCGTCCGTCACCTCCGACCTCTACACGGTGGCCCGCGCGCTCGCCATCCTCACCTTCGACTTCCAGGGCTACACGACCGTCTTCGTCGACAGCCTCCCCGGCCCCGACAAGATCCCCGTCTTCTCGCAGTACGAGTCCTTCTACCGGCTCCTCGTCCGGGCCACCGACCCCGACCCCGACAGACGTTTCGGTTCCGCCGAGGAAATGACGGACCAGCTCCTCGGCGTCCTGCGCGAGATCGTGGCCTCACAGACCGGCAAGCCCCGCCCCGCCCTGTCCAGCGTCTTCGGGCAGGAACTGCGGGTCGTCGAGGACAAGTTGGTCGAACCCCTGGACGGCAACACCTCCACCCTCGGCGCGCACACGCTCGCGGTACGGCGCGGCGCCCCGCGCCGGTCGCCGAACGGATCCCTCGGCATACGGCCAAGTCGCCCGGCGGGCAAGGCAATCGCGTCCGGCTCCGGCCCGTCGGCGAGCGGTGTCTTCTTCGGGAACACCCCACCCCCGGCCGGTACGCCGTACACCGTGCCGGCGCAGGTTTCCGGCCCGGCGGGCGAGGCCGAGGCAGGTGCCGCGCTCACCGTCGCGCGGCTCGACGCACGGGCCGCCGCCCTCGCGCTGCCGGTGCCGCTGGTGGACCCGACCGACCCCAACGCCAAGTTCCTGGCGGGTCTGGCCGCCGCCGTACCGGCGGAGCTGATCACGGCCTTGCGGTCGGCGCCCGTGGACTCCGTCGAGATACGGCTGCGGGACCTGCGGGCAAGGCTGGAGACGGATGACATCGACGCGGCGACGCACATGCTGACAGCGCTGGCCGACGACGACCTCGACGACTGGCGCGTGGTGTGGCACCGGGGTCTGACCGCGCTGGCGACCGGCGACCACGAGAGTGCCGCGCTGGCCTTCGACGCCGTGTACGACGCCTTCCCTGGCGAGTCCGCGCCCAAGCTGGCGCTGGGCATCTGCGCCGAGACGCTGGGCCGACTGGAGAAGGCCGCCGAATACTACCGGCTGGTGTGGAGCACCGACGAGCGCTATGTCAGCGCGGCGTTCGGCCTCGCCCGCGTGCTGCTCGCCTCGCGCCAACGGGCCGGGGCCGTAGCGGCGTTGGAGTCGGTGCCGGAAGCCTCGATCCACTTCACCGCGGCCCGGGTCGCCGCGATACGTGCCCGGCTGCGCGAACGGCCGCCGCAGGAACTGCCGTTGGAAGACCTACGGGCGGCAGCCGTCCAGGTGGAGGAGCTTCGGCAGCTCGGTATCGACGCCAAGCGGCGCGAACAGCTCGCCACCGAAGTACTGGGCAGCGCACTCGACTGGGTGCTCTCCGGCAGCCCCGGCGCGGGCCCGGAGGCCACCGGGGTCAGGCTGTTGGACTGCCCCCTGACCGAGCGTGGGCTGCGCTTCGGCATGGAGCGCTCCTACCGAGTGCTGGCCCGGCTCGCCCAGCAGGACAGCTCAGCGGTCGAACTGGTGGAGCGGGCCAATCGTTTCCGCCCCTGGACGTGGGTGTGA
- a CDS encoding LmbU family transcriptional regulator, with protein sequence MTKQVDDYRESKALKFGNTEERMPKTRRAGGVESRCDQVLTTKVGLHIPVGLAFEEWERAGRQLSGLLNSSSWWLGDWLIYGKDQYADRYERGIRAAGLQYQTLRNYAWVSRRFELHRRRSALSFQHHAELASLPVDEQEAWLDRAERMKWNTKQLRNAIRAEREGASEQTNAVAATRRLAVPDSRLQWWHKAAAHSGTELEEWVTATLDAAASQVLMEADQHLPLD encoded by the coding sequence ATGACGAAACAGGTCGACGACTACAGAGAATCCAAGGCGCTCAAATTCGGCAATACCGAAGAGCGCATGCCGAAAACCCGCAGGGCCGGCGGGGTGGAATCACGGTGCGATCAGGTACTCACAACGAAGGTAGGGCTGCATATACCCGTAGGGCTCGCCTTCGAGGAGTGGGAACGCGCCGGGCGTCAGCTCTCCGGGCTGCTCAACTCGTCGTCCTGGTGGCTCGGGGACTGGCTCATCTACGGTAAGGACCAATACGCCGACCGCTATGAACGCGGCATCCGTGCGGCCGGCCTTCAGTATCAGACGTTGCGCAACTATGCCTGGGTTTCCCGGCGGTTCGAACTACACCGGCGGCGGTCGGCGCTCAGCTTCCAGCACCACGCCGAACTGGCTTCGTTGCCCGTTGATGAGCAGGAGGCCTGGCTCGATCGTGCCGAGCGGATGAAATGGAACACCAAGCAACTGCGCAACGCCATCCGGGCCGAACGCGAGGGTGCCTCGGAGCAGACGAACGCCGTGGCGGCGACACGTCGGCTCGCCGTGCCCGACAGCAGGCTCCAATGGTGGCACAAGGCGGCGGCCCATTCCGGCACCGAGCTGGAAGAGTGGGTGACGGCCACGCTCGACGCCGCCGCCAGTCAGGTGTTGATGGAGGCCGACCAGCATCTGCCTCTCGATTGA
- a CDS encoding DUF3592 domain-containing protein: MPQGAVITMAGFTGVSGTVALLTGLVGLHRIRRLGRAGVDAWALVKRTGPIAGEDDRRPVLQYTTEDGKVMEVSSPVPASRRHPLTDGSHVLVRYDPEDPRELVLYGRERAIWEYAMAGLGAAFILLGAGLLLG; the protein is encoded by the coding sequence ATGCCGCAGGGAGCCGTCATCACGATGGCCGGATTCACCGGCGTGAGTGGCACGGTCGCGCTGCTGACGGGCCTCGTCGGTCTGCACCGGATCCGTCGACTGGGCCGCGCGGGCGTGGATGCGTGGGCGCTGGTGAAGCGCACCGGCCCGATCGCGGGCGAGGACGACCGACGGCCGGTACTGCAGTACACGACCGAGGATGGCAAGGTCATGGAGGTCAGCTCCCCCGTACCCGCGTCCAGGCGTCATCCTCTGACCGACGGCAGCCATGTGCTCGTCAGATACGACCCCGAAGATCCCCGCGAGTTGGTGTTGTACGGCCGCGAGCGCGCGATATGGGAGTACGCGATGGCGGGCTTGGGCGCCGCCTTCATTCTCCTGGGCGCGGGTCTGCTCCTCGGATAG
- a CDS encoding serine hydrolase domain-containing protein: MVIRKRSRTGMVGLAVLMLTVTAFTGSAQASRDAAFTAVEHPATQGAMDAAVRAGVPGITAEARDVEGGWKSASGVGDLRTGVPRGSNDRFRVSSISDTFVATVLLQMEAEKRLDLDDAVARHLPGLLSGFGNYGSEITVRQLLNHTSGLFDYLADPTYAETYLEGEGYLRHRFDTLTPEQRVKVALSHVPLFAPGARHSFSTTNDVLAALIVEKVAARSYEDEVRDRILEPLGLRATSFPGNKVRLPRPASRSYSRLFASQPDRIDDVTEVNGSQNWGSGDIISSAADLNRFYAALMRGKLLPPRQLKEMKTTIDNPDFPGASYGLGIERFQLSCGTTLWYHDGGMVGWLTLAATTEDGRHQLTLDYNANWGAETILPIVSAEFCPSPS; the protein is encoded by the coding sequence ATGGTCATACGCAAGAGATCAAGGACCGGCATGGTCGGTCTGGCGGTACTCATGTTGACGGTCACCGCTTTCACGGGTTCAGCGCAGGCGTCGCGGGACGCGGCCTTCACGGCGGTTGAGCATCCTGCGACCCAGGGCGCGATGGACGCGGCTGTGAGGGCGGGCGTCCCCGGTATCACCGCGGAAGCACGTGACGTCGAGGGAGGCTGGAAGTCGGCGTCGGGTGTGGGGGACCTGAGGACGGGTGTGCCGCGGGGTAGCAACGACCGGTTCCGCGTCAGCAGTATCAGCGATACGTTTGTGGCGACGGTCCTGCTTCAGATGGAGGCGGAGAAGCGGCTCGACCTTGATGATGCCGTGGCACGTCACCTGCCCGGCCTGTTGTCGGGTTTTGGCAATTACGGCAGCGAGATCACCGTGCGGCAGCTTCTCAACCACACCAGTGGTCTGTTCGACTACCTCGCCGACCCGACGTACGCAGAGACGTACCTGGAGGGAGAGGGCTACCTCCGGCACCGCTTCGATACCCTGACGCCGGAGCAACGCGTGAAGGTGGCGCTGTCCCACGTGCCGTTGTTCGCACCTGGTGCCAGGCACTCGTTCTCCACGACCAACGATGTCCTGGCGGCGCTGATCGTCGAGAAGGTCGCCGCCAGGTCGTATGAGGACGAGGTGCGTGACCGTATCCTCGAACCTCTGGGGCTCAGGGCGACCTCTTTTCCCGGGAACAAAGTCCGTCTGCCGCGGCCGGCTAGCCGCAGTTATTCCAGGCTTTTCGCCTCGCAGCCGGATCGGATCGACGATGTCACCGAGGTGAACGGATCACAGAACTGGGGCAGCGGCGACATCATCTCCAGTGCGGCGGATCTGAACCGGTTCTACGCGGCCCTGATGCGAGGGAAGCTGCTGCCGCCGCGGCAGTTGAAGGAGATGAAGACGACCATCGACAACCCTGATTTCCCGGGCGCGTCCTATGGCCTCGGCATCGAACGGTTTCAGCTGAGCTGCGGCACCACGCTCTGGTATCACGACGGGGGCATGGTGGGGTGGCTGACACTGGCCGCCACTACAGAGGACGGCCGTCACCAACTCACGCTCGACTACAACGCGAACTGGGGGGCGGAGACCATCCTGCCCATCGTGAGCGCCGAGTTCTGTCCCTCGCCTTCCTGA